The DNA region TGCAGGCGTGACACGTCACGCTGGTGGCCGCAGAACGGGAATATTCCGCAAAGGCAAACTGCGCCAGTACCAGCATGCACCAGCCAAATTCACCACCAGCGGCTTTGCGCACATTTTTCGGTGCAACGTCCATCGCGTGACGCGCCAGCGCCTGAACCGCCAGTTGCTCATCCGTCTTACTGATCCCCGCCTTACCGAAGAAAGCAGCCAGTCCGAACCGTGCGCGGCTGCTGGTCGTGCCGATGGCCGCCATGACATCAGTGCCGGTTATCCGATCCGGGGAAGTTCCTTTCACACTGTCGCTGATGTGCATACCCTGAGGGCTGAAATGTTTTAGCGATGCTTCCAGTTTCATTATGCGGCCCTCTCGATCGAAGAAATTAAAATCTGCCCGGTTTCGCCCCAGACCTTAGTGACGCGAAAGTCCCAGATATGCGCATCATCAGCGAATAAGGCATCCATCAGCGCTTTGATCATGTTGTCGGCGTCTGGTTTATGCTGGTGGGCCTGCCCTTTCATGGTGGCGCGTTTCTTCTGGCTCCAGCTTTTTGGCATTGGCAGAACGAATGTGATGTGGCTACCCGCTTCCGGCATAACAACCTTGTTCAGCCTAACCTCATCGCAGAACGCCCGGTAACGCATAACTGCTGGTCGCGTTTTCCATTTGTCGGCGCGGGTTTGTCGTGGCTTACCCATTGGGGTAATATTAAAAATCTGCATGGCCAGTCTGATTACCTTTTGAATAGCGTCGTGGTTGTGATTTAGGCATCGGTGCTGATTTTCGTTTTGCTTCTTCCTGGTCGATCGGCAGGAAATGCCCGTTGTAGAAGCGCCGATATACCGTGCCAAGAACACCATTTCGCTGCTTGGTGATGTTGATTTCCGCAATCCCCTTTGCCGGAGATTCCGGGTTATACACTTCGTCGCGATAGAGCATCATGATAATGTCAGCGTCAGCCTCGATTTCACCGGAGTTTTTCAGGTCTGAGTTCATGGGACGTTTGTTCTGACGGGATTCAACACCACGTGAAAGTTGACTCAAAGCCAACACAGGTGTCCGGTTTGTTTTGGCGAGTCGCTTTAGCCCCTTCGACAACTCACCTACAGCCAGGTCATAACGCGCTGCACTCTGGATTTTAATAAGTAACAGGTAATCAATAACCACCAGCGCAGTTTCAGGATGGGCTATCTGATGGCTGGTTGCCGTTTGCTGGATCTGCTCAAGCGTCAGATCTGTGGCATCTACCATCCACACACTTCGGCCCGTCAGGCGACCAACACCGGTTGAAAGTCGTGCCCAGTCTTCATCCTGGAATTTTGCTACCTCCTTGAGTCGGGATACCGACATACCACCAGCTGCTGACACCATGCGCTCACCAATCTGGATATTTGCCATTTCCATGCTGAAAAACAGTACACCGTGTCCCTGCTCTGAAACCTTGTCGATAATATCCAGCGCCAGTTCTGTTTTTCCCATCGATGGCCGTGCGGCAATGAAGACCAGATCGGTTTGCTCAATCCCTCCGGTTTTCGCGTCCAGCTCGTCAATCCCGGTAAGCAAGATTTTTGCTACATCCAACCCCTGGTGTCTGGCATCTGCGCGTTCGACGACGGCCGTGAGTACCTCGTCGATATGTACGGGCTGAACGGTATCGGGAGTAAGAGAAATTGCGGCCATGGCATCCTGGGCGCTTTTCAGGGCCTCAACAGCGTTATCACCGTTGGACGCATTGCGGATCCCTGCCAGTGCCTTTTCAACCACCATCTCAGCATCGCGGATAGCGGCATTACGCTCCAGTGTGGAAACGTAATAATCCAGAGCTGACTTCGCCCAGGTGATACGACTGGATTCAAGAATGGTTGCGCTGTGCTCTGGCATGGTTTCGCAAAGCAGCAATGGATCTATCACTCCGATCCCACGAGCCTGTCGACAGATGCCGGAATAAATTTCACGATACTGCCGGACTGAGAATGCACTCGCCGGCAGGCGGGAAAGAATGCCCAGAACCTCAGGATCGGTATTGCGCAGAAAAATAGCGCCAATTACCGCACCTTCCAGATCATCGTTTCTCCATACCGGAGTCATCATGCTGCCACTCCACCAGCAATCGCACGATAGCTTTCCCAACCAAATGCCAGGCGGTTACGTCCACCATCGGTAACACGATCTACGATACGTTCGCCAATTGACTCTTTGAGTTGCTCAAAGGTCAGGTTACTTATCAGGATTGTAGGGAGTACGCTCTCATATCGGGCGTTGACAACCTCCTGCAGTATGGTCATTTCAGTCGGACTACCAAACTGAACGCCCACCTCATCGATAATCAGCAGATCCAGAGATGAGAAACGTTCAATTACTTCATCCTCGGTACTTTCTGCGCTGTGGCGCCATGTGTTTTTCACGGCTCGAGTCAGTCGCATAACGTCGGTGATTTCCACACTTGCAAGGTGATTGCGGATGATGCTTTTTGCCATGGATATGGCCAGATGATTTTTCCCGGTGCCGCAATTTCCCGTCATGACGAGCCCGGTTCCAGCCTTCAGGCGATCTGGCCAACTGGTGGTGTAACGCTGACATGCCGCGAGATTTTTGGCAGCATCCTGATTGACAGCCTGGTAGTTAGCGAATTCACATGCTTCAAAGCGTCGGGCGATCCCCGCATTGTCCATCAAATCTGCCACACGTAATTCACGCAAACCAGATTCGATGTCAGCAAGCTCCTCTTTCACGCAGTCCGGACACTGGGAATGTTTAACATTTTCGGCGCCACGAAACGCTTTTCCAGTTAGCGACATACGCTCATAGTCACCATGTTTTTCGCAGGAGACGACGTGAACTTCGCCTGACTCCCAGTTTCCCCACTGCCACGGTTTTTTATGTTCTACAGAAAAAGCCAGTTCTTCACGAAGACCTTCACGTTTCGTCAGCAGCGAATCCCTTTCCTCGCGTTGTTTGATGTTCAGCATTGTGTTTCCCCTTGTTACCAGTTGCAGTCTGATTGGCCGTAATCCTGTTCGCTGAAGCCAGATACCGGAAGCGCACTGCGACGCCCACCACCGGGAGCGGATGGAGTTTGCCAGGCTTCTTCGAAATGGCGATCAGGTCCAAAGAACGTTGCCGCCTGCTTGACGTATTGCGTGCCAACGCTACCAGTGGTGCGCACGTAGGCTGCATAGCGCTTAACGCCTGCCAGCATGTCTTCAGGTTTAACCCCGTCTTTCAGCCGAGCTTTCCAGGCCTTGAAGGCTGCTGCTTTTGAATTTCCACCAGCACGTTTGGGGTATGCCTGCCAGGCCTGCTCGAACTCGTTGGAATAGTTCTCTTTGGAAGAGCGATGTTCAGAAGATGCTTTGCCACACACGCCAATATCTTGTGATTCTTGTTTTGAATTTACTTGTGGATCATGTTTTGAATTTACTTGTGGATCTGGGGTCAGATTCTGACGGGTGAAAACGCCATTTTTGTCAGAATCTGACGGGTGAAAACCGCTTGAACGTCCTGAATCTGACGGTTCAGATTTTGAAGGTTCAGAATCTGACGGGTGAAAACCACTGGCCCGACGTTGCTGCTTCAGTGCTGTAACCTTGTCTTTCTCAACACGCGCCAGAGCCTCAAGGCGATCGGCATCCAGGTGATAAAGATTGGACGTATTGCGGTTACCTTTGCGGCGGGATTCACGGCGCAACCATCCGGCAGACTCCAGTTCTGCAATAGCTGTTCTGACAGTACTCTCCCCCAGCCCCAACTGGCGACAAATGGTTTCCACGCTCGGGTAACACATACCATCGTCGTTCGAGTAGTCAGCCAGGCGTGCCATAATCACAAGTTTGGCTCCCTTAATATCATGCGCTGCGCACGCGTCCCAGACGTTACCGAGAATTTTGCTACTCATACAAACTCCTGAACTGGCGTGATTGTGTAGCCGCGAGCTGGCTCAAGACGAACTGCAAGCCCGGTATCGAGAGCACCAATTTTTCTCACTTTCAGGAAACCTGCACGTTCAAGGGCCTTGATCTCCTTAAACATTGCCTGCTTTGAGCAGCAACAGAATTCGTAAAGTACCTGATGATCGATTACTCGCTCCCCTTCTCCATCCATGGATCCGCCCATCAAAATGCGAAGCATGACCAACCGCTGAAGTGGGTTATCGAATGAATATTTACGTACGAAGTCAGAGTGATTCATGATTCCTCCAGCATGCCGTGACATGTCACACCCCATTACCCGGGGGCGGGAAAAGCTTTGGCTTATCGGGTCTCAACTCATGAGCGGGAATCCCAGTCAAAGCTGCAACATCAGGGACATGATCCACCCCAACAACACCAACCTTCCTCCAGCGAGAAACAGATGGTTGTTTGATACCGATTGCGCGGGCTAAAGCATTAACCCCGCCAGCAGCATCAATAGCTCTCTCGATTGCTGATTTCATTTTTTTACCCATTTCATTTGATTGCTATCGACAAATAATAGCAATTGCTATTTGAATGAGCAATAGACTTGTTTATCATGCGAGGCTAAAATGTGATAGCGGAGGCTATAAAAATGCAAGAGAGTAAACTTAAGACACTAGCTGACAGACTTAACTACGCAATGAGTGAGATGGGTATGAGCCAAGGGCAATTAGCCAAAGCAGCTGATATGGCGCAACCAACCATATGGCGCATAACATCAGGCAATGCCAGAGGAACAACAAAAATAGTTGAAATAGCGAATGCTTTGGGTGTTCGCTCGGAGTGGTTGTCAAACGGAACTGGGCCGATGAGAGCCGATGCCCAACAACCGACCTCCGTAATTACCAACAAAACAGACCCAAACATCTTCAGAGTTGACGTACTTGACCTCACGGTTAGTGCAGGGCCTGGAATAATTAACAGCGAATTCGTGGAGGTGTTACGCTCCGTGGAATACTCGGTTGAAGATGCGCGCCAAATGTTTAATGGCCGAAAACAGGAACAGATACGCATCATCAACGTTCGTGGAGATAGCATGTCTGGAACAATTGAGCCTGGAGATCTACTTTTCGTCGATATAAGCGTTCAGCACTTTGACGGTGACGGCATTTACGCGTTCATATACGACGATACGTCGCATGTTAAGCGTTTGCAAAAGATGAAAGATAAGCTATTGGTTATCTCTGACAACCATACCTATCGCCCATGGGACCCGATCGAGAAAGAAGAGATGAACAAAATATTCATATTTGGAAAGGTGATCGGCAGCATGCCACAGACGTACAGAAAGCATGGGTAATCCAGCGGAAGGGCAATGAATCTTCCAGTGAATAGTTTCCAACCCGGCCACCGTTCCGGGTTTTATTTACCTCCCTCGCAGTCTCTCCGGCATCCCATAGTTATTGTTTTGAATGATATGACCAATAGTTCTGGGCGTGGAATCCAGACAACTTATAATCGCATCATTACCCTCTCTTTGGTTGTCAGGATTAATCCCAGTACTTTCACAGCATTGTGCGCACATTGCAATTCACAAGGGACTAATAGCTGTTTTTTTATTTTCATATCAATAACATAAAAAATAATAGCATCACAAATAGAATTACCTATTGCAATAACCAATAGCACCCTCTATCATTCAACTATCAAGTTAACGTAGAGGTGATAGAAAATGGTTGAACCGATAAAAACATTTAAGGGGTTGTCCATCCGCCCATGCGATGCTTTCAAGAATATATCCTTAATCACTGAAACTGCTAGCTTGCTATCTGCTGTTGACGATGATGGGTATCGTGAAATCAGCGACGTTCTCTTTGCGTTTGTTTGCAATTATGCAGATGAGGCCCGCAAGAACGAATCGGAGAAACTCAAATGAAAACTCCATTAGAAATGCTTAATGACATTGCCGCTCAGATTTCCGAAGGCAGTACTCTTCTGGAAATGATTTATAAAAACACCGAAGAAATGAATGAGGAAACTGATTGCGGCTTAGCCTGCCTCATTCGCTCTTTCGATAAAACCCGTGAAACAGCTTACACATATATCGAAGAGTTAGCAAAAGGCGAAAAGGCAGTTCAGCCCCCCATCGGGAATAGCGATGATATTGCCGATGATATTTTTTATGCCACAGTCAGCGCTGCAAAACTCAGGGAACTGGCTCACGTATATAACGAATCATATTTTTCAGGAAAAGACAGTGATGACGCCGATTGCCTGATGGCATCACTTATTTTCGATAATACGATTAAAGTACATGACTTACTGAAAAGCATCGAAACAAAATTAAATTAATTAATAAGTAGTTTAAATCACACCATCCCTGGTGGGGATACGTGCAACCAAATTTCAGCGAGGTGATATTTATGTTATTCGTTAAGGATAAAGCAGCACACAAGACTGCGCGGTTAATTGCCTCTTACGGTGGTAGCTATCTGCATATTGCCAACCTCTTTCTGCGCAAAGCATATGGGAGGTAAATATGTGGGACCCATCAACAGATGACAGCATTGAAGATGTAGCTAATTCATCCAGAAATCTTAATGAACTATTGGACCTGATGCATCTTTGTTTTAAGGAAATGAACCCTCTCCAGACTGAGCAGTTGCTTGGTCTTGCTTTGAACATCTCATCAGATATCGATATCTGGGTGAAGGCAGAGGAAAAACGACGTGAAAAATAACACCATTGAAATTTATCGCCGTCGCATTGCTATTGCAGCATTAAGCCGAATGAAGCGCAAGACTGGCGGTTATTGCCTGTCCGTTAATATGCCTGATGGAAATATTCAGGTTATCGAGATTAACGAAGAATCAATGTCAAAACTTTTGCAGCGCTTCGAAAAACAGGCGCGGACTGAATTTGCAGCAGAGGCGGAAACCTTTATTCGCCAGACATATATAAAAAGTGTCGATATCAATGGACACGCCGAATATCTGACCGAAACCGGGAAGATGATTGTTGACGAGATTTTTGCGGAATTAATTAAACACGCGAAAGAGAAATACGTATGTGGAGGAATTAACTGATGACCTCACAACAAACAATTATGCACGGGATTCAGATCCCCCCCCCAGTCCTCAACGTGGATCTGCATGTTCTTCCGGACTTCACCGGGCGTGTTGTTCTTTATATCGAAAACGGTCGTGTCACATGCGATCGCCGGCTGCTTGACGACGAACACATTTGCGCTCTGGACACTTTTATCGAAATGGCTCGCGAAATGGAGCTACGCATTGAAGAGGTTACTGGTGGCACTGACAGCAATTCGAATACCTGAACGCGTACACCTGCAGGCAATGCAGGTCCTGTTGCGATACCGGCGAAAGCGAATATATGCGCGACGTATGCGAAGAACCGGATATCTCAGCCTGAAGGTTAATCCGCGCTGGAGGCTGTTATCGAAAGACGATGGCCGGAACTGGGAAGTAATGAGTCATGAAAAATATTCAGGGGAAATAAAACGATGATCGACAACCGTACCGCCAGCACCATTGACCTGGCATTTCAAATTCACCATACGCCTGTGGGCACCCTGTTCGTCGCTATGCGGCATGGACGCATAAAGCGCTGCTTCAGTCGCGATACGGCGATCCGATATCTGGCGTTCTTCATGACCACATGGGCATTCGAGGCGTCGGGCTTTATGTGCCGCCATCCTGACGTAAAGGTGTCTCATCCGGTACACGGAGAAGCATGGGAGCGCGGCGGCGTCACGAAAGAGTATCACTTCGCCCACCAGCGCTGCGTTCGCCGGCTGCGCCGCATCTTTGCCCGTAAGCGCGATATGCAGAAGTGGTGCGAAAAATGGGATGCCATGCATGACCGCTACGTGAAAGAACGCGAAGAACTTCAGTCCAGCAAACCAGCAGAGGTACGTAATGGATCGCACAGCATTTAACCCCGAACCAACGTCAACCGGCATTCGGTTTGGAAATCGCGTGATTGGATATTCCGCAGCTATTCGTCAGCTCGACAACGGTCACTATGACAAAAACATTGCGGAAGGAATGGAACTGCTGGCCTGCATCATGGAGGCGGTAGAAAGCAACTGGATTACGCTCAACATCGATAAGCAAATCATCGTCTGGCGCTGGTTGCTCGCCGCGGTATTCATCGCTGAGGAGCAGGAGAAGAACGGGACAGTCGAAGTTCCGAACGACGAAGGCGGCGTTGATACAGCCGTTATCTATTCCGGCAAGCAAGGTGCAATCAGCGTCTACCCCGGACCGGAACGCTTTGCGCTCGCTAACCATATTGAGGCTGGCGCAATTGAAAAATACGGGCCTGCTGTTGGCCAGCAACTGGCTCTGCGGATGTATCAGGACATGGTTGTTGCTGACGACGAATCCGGTTTCAAGCTGTCCGCTATGGGCCGGGAGGGGTTCAACCTTCTCCACGACAGCTTTATCGAGCAAATCCAGACCGAAGGTATGCCAGACATGCCGATCATGCACTGAGGAAGGACGCAAATGAACACAATAACTATCAACAACAGACAGCTTCCGGCAGTCGAATATCGCGGCCAGCGTGTTGTGACGCTGGCGATGATTGATGAAGTCCACCAGCGGCCAGACGGAACTGCTGGACGCAATTTCCGAGAAAACAAGTCTCGTCTTATTGAAGGAGAAGACTACTTCGAATTAGGTTCCGACGAAATTCGTCGACACCTTCCTGACGGTACTTTCTCCAAATTTGCAGCATCAGGAATTGTACTGGTCGAATCCGGGTATCTGATGTTGGTGAAATCCTTTACCGACGATTTGGCCTGGCAGGTTCAGCGAGAGCTGGTTAACAGCTATTTCCGCACTCACGCGCCGCTGACGGAAATCGAGATGATCGCCGCAATGGCCGCCGATGCCGTTCGCCAGCAGAAGCGCCTGAATCATGTTGAAGAGCAGATCGAAACGGTCACAGAAGCTGTGGAGAACATCAAACGCGGGACCATGCGCGCCGGATATGTCGGTTACCGCCAGGTGGTCGCCAAAAGCGGCATGACTGATGCCAAGTGCAGGAATCTGGTCAATGCTTATCGCATCCCCACCGACACCCACGAATTCATGACACCAGACGGTCTCCTTTCTCGCCGGGCCATTGTGGAGTTTGAGCCGTTCATGAAGGCATTCCGCCAGATGATGTCTGAAGCTGAACCGCGCGGCACACGCTGGTATCACCCAAAGATGGGGCTGTTTCAGGCTATCGGGTGGGAGGTCAGGTAATGGCGCTCATTACGCAAAATTTCCGCCTCAACTCGTTGGCGAACCAGTACGCCTCTGCGCTGTATAACCATATTTCAGCCACCAGCGGTGATCACTTCATGATTAATGCCAATGATCAACAGATACAGGTAAACATCGTTGGTGGGGCTCAAGGCGTAAGGGATTTAATCAACGGCTACGCACTGGAGGCGCTCAGAGACAACTATCCACAGCAGTGGGAAGCGATCGGAATCCAGTTATTGAGCAAGTGTATTCATGGTAACGATCTGACAACACATGGCCGTGAAATCTGGCAAAGCATGGTCAACGACATGAGCGATACGGTAGCGGGGAATATGTGAATGA from Citrobacter amalonaticus Y19 includes:
- a CDS encoding helix-turn-helix domain-containing protein, which gives rise to MSSKILGNVWDACAAHDIKGAKLVIMARLADYSNDDGMCYPSVETICRQLGLGESTVRTAIAELESAGWLRRESRRKGNRNTSNLYHLDADRLEALARVEKDKVTALKQQRRASGFHPSDSEPSKSEPSDSGRSSGFHPSDSDKNGVFTRQNLTPDPQVNSKHDPQVNSKQESQDIGVCGKASSEHRSSKENYSNEFEQAWQAYPKRAGGNSKAAAFKAWKARLKDGVKPEDMLAGVKRYAAYVRTTGSVGTQYVKQAATFFGPDRHFEEAWQTPSAPGGGRRSALPVSGFSEQDYGQSDCNW
- a CDS encoding RusA family crossover junction endodeoxyribonuclease produces the protein MQIFNITPMGKPRQTRADKWKTRPAVMRYRAFCDEVRLNKVVMPEAGSHITFVLPMPKSWSQKKRATMKGQAHQHKPDADNMIKALMDALFADDAHIWDFRVTKVWGETGQILISSIERAA
- a CDS encoding XRE family transcriptional regulator, translated to MQESKLKTLADRLNYAMSEMGMSQGQLAKAADMAQPTIWRITSGNARGTTKIVEIANALGVRSEWLSNGTGPMRADAQQPTSVITNKTDPNIFRVDVLDLTVSAGPGIINSEFVEVLRSVEYSVEDARQMFNGRKQEQIRIINVRGDSMSGTIEPGDLLFVDISVQHFDGDGIYAFIYDDTSHVKRLQKMKDKLLVISDNHTYRPWDPIEKEEMNKIFIFGKVIGSMPQTYRKHG
- a CDS encoding ATP-binding protein; this encodes MLNIKQREERDSLLTKREGLREELAFSVEHKKPWQWGNWESGEVHVVSCEKHGDYERMSLTGKAFRGAENVKHSQCPDCVKEELADIESGLRELRVADLMDNAGIARRFEACEFANYQAVNQDAAKNLAACQRYTTSWPDRLKAGTGLVMTGNCGTGKNHLAISMAKSIIRNHLASVEITDVMRLTRAVKNTWRHSAESTEDEVIERFSSLDLLIIDEVGVQFGSPTEMTILQEVVNARYESVLPTILISNLTFEQLKESIGERIVDRVTDGGRNRLAFGWESYRAIAGGVAA
- a CDS encoding replicative DNA helicase codes for the protein MMTPVWRNDDLEGAVIGAIFLRNTDPEVLGILSRLPASAFSVRQYREIYSGICRQARGIGVIDPLLLCETMPEHSATILESSRITWAKSALDYYVSTLERNAAIRDAEMVVEKALAGIRNASNGDNAVEALKSAQDAMAAISLTPDTVQPVHIDEVLTAVVERADARHQGLDVAKILLTGIDELDAKTGGIEQTDLVFIAARPSMGKTELALDIIDKVSEQGHGVLFFSMEMANIQIGERMVSAAGGMSVSRLKEVAKFQDEDWARLSTGVGRLTGRSVWMVDATDLTLEQIQQTATSHQIAHPETALVVIDYLLLIKIQSAARYDLAVGELSKGLKRLAKTNRTPVLALSQLSRGVESRQNKRPMNSDLKNSGEIEADADIIMMLYRDEVYNPESPAKGIAEINITKQRNGVLGTVYRRFYNGHFLPIDQEEAKRKSAPMPKSQPRRYSKGNQTGHADF
- a CDS encoding ORF6N domain-containing protein; translated protein: MNTITINNRQLPAVEYRGQRVVTLAMIDEVHQRPDGTAGRNFRENKSRLIEGEDYFELGSDEIRRHLPDGTFSKFAASGIVLVESGYLMLVKSFTDDLAWQVQRELVNSYFRTHAPLTEIEMIAAMAADAVRQQKRLNHVEEQIETVTEAVENIKRGTMRAGYVGYRQVVAKSGMTDAKCRNLVNAYRIPTDTHEFMTPDGLLSRRAIVEFEPFMKAFRQMMSEAEPRGTRWYHPKMGLFQAIGWEVR
- a CDS encoding transcriptional regulator, with the protein product MKSAIERAIDAAGGVNALARAIGIKQPSVSRWRKVGVVGVDHVPDVAALTGIPAHELRPDKPKLFPPPGNGV